AGGGTGTCCAGCGCGGTTGGTGGCACCCGCCGCCCGTTGGCCCGCAGCCCCAACCCGCGGGCCGCCGCGTAGATCTGCCCCTGGTACGGGTCGGCGATGACGCCGACCAACGGACCGTGCGCATCCACCAGGGCCAGCGAGTAGCAGCACCAGGGAATGCCCGCCACGTAGTTGGAGGTCCCGTCGACCGGGTCGACGATCCACAGCAGGTCGGGCGCCCCAGGGGTGCCCGGGAGCAGGAGGCAGTCGGATCCGTCCGGCCCGCCGTACTCCTCGCCGAGCACGGCACTGCCCGGGAACTCGGCGGCGATGACCCGTCGGGTGTGACGTTCCAGGGTCCGGTCGGTCTCGGTCACCCAGTCGAACGGGTGGGCCTTGGAGTCGGGGCCGGCCATCCGGCCGGCGGTGGCGGTGATCACCTCGGCCGCGTCGTTGGCCAGCCGCCCGGCCAGATCGAGGGCGCGGGAGAGCAGACCGACGGAGGTCGCGAGGGGGGTGGCCATGCCTCCAGCATGCCCATCCGGTGTGTCGGGACGGTCACTGTGCGGTGAAGGGGGAGTGCCCGGCGGGTGATGAACGTCCCATCACGAGCGTCATCGAGCCGTGATCGGGCGACCCGTCCGGGGGGCGCGGCCTGCATCGGTAGGCTCTTGGCCCATGGGACGCGCCGGACTGGAGAAGAACCCGCGGCAGGTGGCGGCG
This window of the Nakamurella panacisegetis genome carries:
- a CDS encoding inositol monophosphatase family protein: MATPLATSVGLLSRALDLAGRLANDAAEVITATAGRMAGPDSKAHPFDWVTETDRTLERHTRRVIAAEFPGSAVLGEEYGGPDGSDCLLLPGTPGAPDLLWIVDPVDGTSNYVAGIPWCCYSLALVDAHGPLVGVIADPYQGQIYAAARGLGLRANGRRVPPTALDTLAGTVVFVEPSKPGRRPELAPLIDRARSAHVGLRMMGSSALAITQVALGRASAAVLPSGGYHVWDIAGALTLAVEAGMTVSDLDGRPGLLPLDGVIVTAPHVTEEVLALVSGR